The Raphanus sativus cultivar WK10039 chromosome 6, ASM80110v3, whole genome shotgun sequence sequence AGTGCCTTTAACTGCAAGCAGAGCATTGATGGGAACACTCTCAGGGTGAGAAGGAAGTGTTGCCAATGTGTGTAACAAACCTACTCTGTCCTCTTCTGCCTCTCCAAGCCCTATTATTCCTCCTGTTTATCAGTATCAAGAAACCACTTGAGAACATGTTTTACTATTGGATCTATCAAAATCAAATGACTACTTCGAAAATCATGATTATAATGACCAAGATCTTGTTACATGTCAAAGTTACCTGAACAGACGTTGATACCAGCTTCACGCACATGGTCAAGAGTTTCAAGACGTTCGTCATAACTTCTTGTAGTGATGACATTGGGGTAGTACTCTCTCGAAGTATCAAGATTATGGTTGTAAGCAGTGAGGCCAGCTTTCTTTAGCTCTAACGCTTGCTGCTTCTCAATCATGCCCAATGTGCAGCAAACTTCCATCCCCATGCCTCTGTTGTAAAGTAAGagcccccaaaaaaaaaatattacaaagttACAGGACAAGAGACCATATTCAACATCATGTTCATTCATTCACGGATAAAACATTCTAAAATTGAAATCTCAAATTATAAGGAATTAAAAGTTCTCAATACCTAATCTCTTTGATGTAGTCAAGTATCTGGTTGAAATTGGTTTTGCGTCCTATTGTATCTCGCCACGCAGCACCCATGCAAAACCTTGTGCTACCAGCTTCTTTTGCCTAACGACACATAAACATTTGTTGATTCACATCATAACATCCTCAAAATGCTTCCATTAAAACAATGCCAGGATCCTAGATTGCTAGTTACCATCAAGCTTGATGATTTTTATAGTCTTAGATAGTAAAATGAGCTGCCACACAATGCATCTTAGACTCATTTGAACATTCCTCATGTTTCTTATTGAAACGTTGTGCTACAGAACATGCATTGAGTAAAAGAAGTCAGACAAGGAAACAGCGGACCTTCTTAGCAGCAACAATGACAGCGTCCTTGGACATGAGTCTTTGGGCCTTGACTCCAGTGTCATATCTGGAGGACTGAGGACAGTAAGAACAGTCCTCACTGCACCCTCCAGTCTTTATGGAGAGGAGAGTACACTGCTGCACTTCCCTGAAGTTATGAACATGCCTATGAACCTGTGCCTGAAAAACCAAAACACAATATCATTACCAAACTACCAAGTAACAGACAAAGAACAATGCCGACATTAATAAGCTCAGACAAGTTTCGTTGAATGTTCCGGCAGAAGCGTTTCAGTGAGATTCTAgctcaaactaaataaaaaaaataaaaagtaatcgGACACTTTCCGACAGAAAGCCTAAAGCTTTGTACTCCACATGTCTGAATCAGAGGAGGTAGATAGCAACAAagagtggagagagagagaaaggaggGAACTTTACTCCGTGGAAGAGGAGGTCAAGAACAGGGGAGTCATAGACGGCTTTGATTTCATCTTTACTCCAGTCATTTCTTGGACCTTCACGGATCGTTCTTTCAGCTTCGGCTGAAGCTGCCGATGCAGAGGAGGAGTAAGAAGCACACTGACGAACAGAGACAGAATGTCTGAGTTGAGATCGAAATACAAATCGAGTAAGCATCATCTTCTCCCACtcttttcttcctcttctatcGATTTGCTGTGTTCTGTGATTTACTTGAGAGTCATCCCATGAGTGAGACACCTAACAACAAAACCAACCACCGTTGGAGTTTCCGCCTTCGATTTAAAAATGGGCCTCGTGTAgatgttgtccaaaaaaaatgCCTCGTGTAGATATTCTGTTGGGCCGAAACAGTAATTAACTGAACGACAgcgtttaatttttaaatgtattaaaCCGGCCGGAGCAGCAGTGAGAGAAGAGAGTGCTCAAATGTTCAATGCGACGTTGTGTTGAATGATAACTGCGTCAGTTTATCTCTCCTCTGTTATAACGGCGGTCTATGTAAACTCTCTCATGTTGcactttcaaattttttattgcTCTGTTTTGGAATTGGTAAAAGAGTTTTTGTTGTGTTGGTGACGTTACTGGCGTACACGAATGGAGTTAAGACTTTGTTTGTTTCAAGTTTCGCACAAGTATGCCAACATTAAGAGCTCGGACTGGTCATACAAATTGTCAAGATATGTCCGAACATAACCGTATGATTCTAGGGTGAGCTCTCTCCCTGATCtccagatttttttttcgtttctttaccttattttatttattttgtctttCAACTTTCTTAGAGGGGTAAATCTGTTTGAAACACATGTTACTGTAAACTagtgaaaatattatttgtggTGTTTTTTCATAACTGATGCCATTGGTGAACTGGAATAGTAAGCTTTTTTACTCGAGTCTCACTGTCAAAAATAATGCCATTGGTGAACTGGAATAGTAGTCTTTTTTACTCGGGTCTCACCGTCTCAATTGATAGTTATATACCATAATGCTACAATGAAAAGTATATAACGTGTCAACGTCTACGGATAAGTTAACCAAGAGTCTTTATTGTGAATTTAGAAACCAGATCTGCCCACTTTTGAATAAACGCCTAACTCGGTTATTTCAAGATAACAGAATAAAATATTCAAGAGAAGATATATTGTAGCTGCTTTAAATTTGGAGGAAGCCATGAGAAGACATCAGATCAAGACTGCCTCCAATCGTGATGAGAAGCTTTTATGATATAGGCATCATGCAAAAGGTTGCTCTGCTGTTTCTTATTAAAAACCAACAAGCACCCGTGTCTGACTTAATGCCATCCAATCAAAAACATTCACacccaacaaaaaaaactcaacaaGATTATAGCATAATTGTATCCAAGAGTATTGAATCATGAAAACATAGTGAAATTAGTTTCCATGGGTCTTCCTCTGGCAAATTAATCTAGGCTCCAAGCGGCAGTCAGGTCGCCATTAAAGTGGCGCCTGCTGTTGACTCGTTTAAAAATGGAGCCCTCTTTCTCTTACACCATACCAACAAACCATTACATAAACTCATAGATCTAACAAAGCAAAATCAAACCAGAAAAGATTACTCAAGAAGGAGATGGTGGATAAtggtttttatatacatatgaGAGTAGTGGCTAGAAGCAGAAACCCTAGCATTCGCAGCATGGACTCTTTACTGGACTTAATATAAGCCCAATATTTGGTGGCCCATTAAGTAATGAAACAAGCGATTGCTGAGTTGAACTGTTTAACGGTGTCTTGTGGACCGTTGGTTTAACTGGTTTTCTATTACAAGTTCGAACTTTGTCGGAAACTTgccatatttgtatttttttactCAACTTACCATATTTATTGTCGCAAAtgttcaattttaaaatttaattttaagtaAATTATTCATTCTTTCTGACGACTTAATTATTTTccctttaatattttgaaatttcacaATGTTATTATGTTGGTGAGTTTCTCCGAttcatcacaaaaaaaaaccaaaaatgtcGGAAGAGAAACAAAGCCCTAACCCGATCTACATAGTTCCCGATCTTCTAGAAGAAATTTTCCTTCGACTGCCCTTGAAATCAATCCTCAAATTCAAAACCATCTCGAAACAGTGGAGATCAATTCTGGAATCGGATAGCTTCGTTCAAAGGCGTAGGAGTGTTAAACAGAGCCGTAAAATCCTCGCTGCTTACAACTGCAATTGCGGCGGCAGACCATGTCTCCTCCCCGAGTCGCAGTTCCAAGGGGACGAAGAGATCGTCTATCTGCATTGCGATGCGGCACGACGGCCTATGTTGAGTTGCAACGGTTTGGTCTGTTTCCACGAACCAGATTATATCACCGTTTTGAATCCTTCGACTGGACAGAACCTGCGGTTTCATTCGTCCTCCCGGTTCAGAAACGGTAatctaatattctttttttttctttttttttttgtcaaagagaagttaaaaatagaaactttatGGAACAGGGTCAGACATGGTCATGGGGTTTGGTAGAGACAGAGTTACAGGAAGCTATATAGTAGTTAAGATGATTGTTGAACCCATGTTTGGCGATGATTGCGATGTTCTTGATGTTGAAAGTGGTGAATGGAAGAAACTGAAACGACCTCATTATGTGACTAGTTTGGAAAGACAATCAGTTTGTGTGAATGGATCGATATACTGGCTCTTTTCGGGTGAGGGGCTGTTACACATTGGGTCGGGTTACCATTTACTAGCCTTGGATCTTCACAAAGAAGAGTTCCACAGAGTCTCAGCTCCGGATACGTTGGTCACCCGGGACACCAAGATTGTGAACCTTGAGAACCGTCTAGCCGTAGCCAAAATAACGATCCCTGGGCCTGCACGTATACTAGAGATATGTAGCATGAATGCAGGAGAAGAGATATGGAGCAATACTTATGCCATAAATTTAGCTGGTATAACGGCGTCCAAGTGGTCCGTGTTCACGCCTGTGGCTGTTTCGGACCAAGGGAATCTTGTCCTTTATAATGATCGCAAGAGTTTGTTTAATGATCGCAAGAGTTTGTTTAAATATTATCCTGAGACATGTGAGCTTCGTTGTCTCTCCTCAGATAGTTGCGTTCATGTTCTATCTCCTTACCTAGAGAATATGGCTCCACTTTGATCAAAATCAGCACATCGTCTTGGTTATAAAACCAGGTCATCTAGATGCAGATTGT is a genomic window containing:
- the LOC108806463 gene encoding biotin synthase, mitochondrial — encoded protein: MMLTRFVFRSQLRHSVSVRQCASYSSSASAASAEAERTIREGPRNDWSKDEIKAVYDSPVLDLLFHGAQVHRHVHNFREVQQCTLLSIKTGGCSEDCSYCPQSSRYDTGVKAQRLMSKDAVIVAAKKAKEAGSTRFCMGAAWRDTIGRKTNFNQILDYIKEIRGMGMEVCCTLGMIEKQQALELKKAGLTAYNHNLDTSREYYPNVITTRSYDERLETLDHVREAGINVCSGGIIGLGEAEEDRVGLLHTLATLPSHPESVPINALLAVKGTPLEDQKPVEIWEMIRMIGTARIVMPKAMVRLSAGRVRFSMPEQALCFLAGANSIFTGEKLLTTPNNDFDADQLMFKTLGLTPKPPSFSEDDSESEGCEKVASSH
- the LOC108809772 gene encoding F-box/LRR-repeat protein At2g43260; its protein translation is MSEEKQSPNPIYIVPDLLEEIFLRLPLKSILKFKTISKQWRSILESDSFVQRRRSVKQSRKILAAYNCNCGGRPCLLPESQFQGDEEIVYLHCDAARRPMLSCNGLVCFHEPDYITVLNPSTGQNLRFHSSSRFRNGSDMVMGFGRDRVTGSYIVVKMIVEPMFGDDCDVLDVESGEWKKLKRPHYVTSLERQSVCVNGSIYWLFSGEGLLHIGSGYHLLALDLHKEEFHRVSAPDTLVTRDTKIVNLENRLAVAKITIPGPARILEICSMNAGEEIWSNTYAINLAGITASKWSVFTPVAVSDQGNLVLYNDRKSLFNDRKSLFKYYPETCELRCLSSDSCVHVLSPYLENMAPL